The uncultured Methanobrevibacter sp. genome contains the following window.
ATTGTGTTGTCTTCAAGGGTTATGTTTTTGCCTGAAACCTCTACACCATAGGCGTATTGGTGACCGTTCAATTCAATGTCGTTTCCAGCGATGTTTGCATCATCACAACCTGCAACTCTTAAACCGTAAAGTGTATCTGAATATCCTGCAGATTTATTGTAGTCTACGATAACTGTGTTGTCCTCAAATGTGAGGTTTTTACAGTTTTCAAATTCGATTCCGGCAGACAATACCATAGGAGCATAATCAGGTGCAGGACCATAACCCACATCAACGGATGGAACTGAAGCTTTGACATTATTATCGCTTACAACCATATTGTTAGAGTCAATTGCAAATATTGCCATGGTCCTAGTTGCCTCACCTAACTTGCCCTCATAGAAAATGTCGTTTTCAATCAATTTGGTTCCATCAGAACCATCCACATAAACAGCGTATGATTCACCGATTGGAGCGTCATAATCGATTGTGTTATTTTCTATTATATTGTTTTTACCTTCAACATAAATGACTGCATTGTTGTCGAATTCCTTATCAGCAACAAATTTGATGTTTTTAACAGCCACATTGTCGGCCTTGATGTAAAGAGCGGTGTTGTTGAACAGTGCACCGTCACCGGTTATGTTGATGGCCTTGTTTAATTTGAGTGTTCCTAAGTCTTTGAATTCTCCTTGGAATATGAGTTCATCGAATGGAACATTAGCTTTCATTACACCGTTTTCATCGAAGAAGTTACCTATTGTTTCCGGAGTTACAATGTTGTTGATTCCAGTGACTGTAAGAGTTTTGGTAGCTTCACTAGCACCGAACTGTTCGGTTGTGTCAATGAATTTGGCCTTGATATCATAGGTTCCGATGTCTTTGGAAATTAAAATGCTTTGCTTAGCTGTTCCATCCACAACAGGAATTGTTGCTATTAAATCTTCACCGAAGTAAAGTTCAACTTCTCCCTTGTTGACGACAGTTCCGTCATCGGAAGTTACGGTGATTGTGTATTCTACAGAGTCACCTTTTGCTGCGGTAATGTCATCCATTGCGATTGTTGTTGGAACAGTGTTTACGAATAACACTTCCTCATCGCCACCAACTTTTGCGGAGATGTATTTAATGCCTGTTGCATCTAAATCGTGAGTGAATTCACCGTTGGACAATACTCCTTCAATATCTCCCTTGTTAGTGGAGATGGTTACTGGGATTTCAACATTGACAGGACTGTCCAGTGCATAAACGCTTTCACCGTCAGTATATGAATCAATTGCTACGGTTAATTTTACGATGTTTCCATCCTTGATTTCGGTGTCATTTTTAATGGTCAATATTGCCCAATTGTTTACGGTCGGTTTGTATTTGTTGTTTCCGCCTACAAATGCACTTGGATCAGCATTGGTTCCCCACCAATTCTTATTGGCAGTTATGGATGGGTTGATTTGTTCTGTTGCATATCCGTAAACTGAGATGTTGTTTGCATCATTGTTGTTTATGAATACGGATTTTTCAACATTTACTGTGGTAGCTCTTGAATATATTGCTCCACCGTTTGCATCAGCAGTGTTGTTTTCAAATAAAGTGTCAGAAATGGTTAATTTACCTTTTCTTTCATAATTTGAGGTTCCAACCATGTAGATTGCTCCACCGCCGGTACCGTCCTGACCGTTAGCATGGTTTGCAATGAATTCGGAGTTTGTGATTTTCATTTCAGCTTCGGAGTGTGAAATGAATATTGCTCCACCGCTTGAAGTGGTCAATGCCTTATTGTCCTTGAATGTTGTGTTGTCAATGGTCATTCCAGCAATTTGCTGAGCAAATATTGCTCCACCACCGTTGTTTTCATTACCATTAGCAACGTTGTTTTCAATTACGGAATTTTCAATATTGATTGTTGCTCCTTTAGCAAGACCTGTACCTGAATAGATTGCTCCACCAAGTTTAGCGGTGTTGTTTGCAATAGTTGAGTTGATGATAGTCAAGTAACCAACATTGTAAATTGCTCCACCGTTATTTTCACCGGCTGTTGAATTAGCTAATGTACAGTTAATCAGGGTTAAATAGTTTGAGTTTCCGAGTAATGCACCGCTTTCAACTGCATTGTAACCGTTGATCATGATTAGGTTTTTAAGAACAACTTTTGCATCTTCACCTACGTAAAGGAGTCTGTTGCTGTTGTCCGCATCGATTACAACTTTTCCTTCACCTGTAATGTTTAGGTTGTTGGAAATGATTCCTAAATCACCGGTTTTATAGGTACCTTCTAAAAGAACGATTTGACCTTTTTTAGCGATTTCAACTGCATGAGCCAATGTTTTTACAGGAGCGTCAATAGATCCTTCGTTTGCATCGTCACCTTCAGGAGATACATAGATTACATCAGGAATATCACTGATGAGTACTGTGAACTGAGGAACTCCACCTAATGAGACGAGAATTTCCTTATCCGCTTCATCTACAGTGTATTTGAAAGTGATTTCTTTGCCTTTGCTTAAAACAACTTCGTTTAATTTACCTGAATCAGAAGTGAAACTCACTTCGACACCGTCTGGAATTTCATTTGAAAATACAGCGGTGATTGTGATTTCATCGCCTGCAACAGCATCTTTAGGGTCAACAGTCACATCCAATGTGATTTTACTGTCTTCACTAATGTCGATGTTTGCTTTTGTATTATTACCCCAGTAGTTGTTGTTGGCGGTAATGACTGTGGTTGCTTTTTCTTTCTTGTCTATTGCATATTTGTCGTCACCTTCTTTGCTGATGATGATTGAATTTGCAATATCGAATGTACCTTGGTCGGTATTCACATAGATTGCAGAACCTGCATCTCCAGCAGTGTTGTTAATGAATACACAGTTGTCAATGCTCATTGTGGATTTCAGATCATCCATAGTTTGATAAATCGCTCCACCTTGACCTTTAACATATTCTCCACTGTTAGCCTGGTTGTTGGTGAAAGTGGAATCCTTGATTGTTGTTGGGGTTCTTCCGGCAAATATTGCACCAGCAGTACCTTCAACTGCAATATTGTTGTCAAAAGTACAGTTAGTTACTTCCAATGTTCCTTTAGTTGCAGAGGAAGCTCTGGTTGCATAGATTGCACCTGCTGATTTAGCTTTGTTATTTCTGAATACTGTGTTTTCAACTACAGTGTCAGCAGAAGCTGAATAAACGATACCGTTTGTATTTGTTAATGAAGTCATGTCATTTCCAATGAATTCAGAATTATTGATTAATAAGTCTGTTTCTGATTGTGATGCAACAACTCCTCTTTTTGCAACATTTTCAGAGAAGTCACAGTTATCAATGACCATTGTGCCTTTTCTATTGTTAATAATGTTTCCGCTGGATCCGGTAGCTTGGTTTGAATAGATGTTACAGTTGACAATTGTTGAATTTCCGTCATTTAAAAGCACTGAACCGAAAGCTGATTTTGCATTTGTAAATGCAATATTGGTTAGATTAAGGTTTGCAGTGTTTTCAAATATTCTTAAGGAATTACCGTCAATGACAACATTTCCTTGACCTGAAATATCTAAATCCTTATTAACAACCAATGTTTCAGTGATTACATAATTACCGTTCAGGATTACGATTTTACCTTTCTCAGCAATTTCCATAGCATGTTTGATTGTTGCTACAGGAGCATCCCTTGAACCGATGTTGTTGTCGTCACCGGTCATGGATACATAAATCACTTCCAATACGATAGGTTCTTCCACAGTCACGGCAGTGGTATTCACTGCATCAGTAGATGTGATTGTTACGTTGTTCACTCCACCGTCAGTGGCTGTGAATATGAATTTAGCAACATTGTTTTCGGTTGTTGCCTTATCCTTGTCCAATTCGCCGTAAACTGCACTTGCTTTTACTTCAACTTCAGGGATTGAATCAGTCAATGCCTGTTTGTTTACATCATGAGTGAAGTCAACAGTGAATTCAGCCTTATCTCCAACTTTTAATGCGTCTGCGGTCAAGTTGTTTGACACGGTCATTACAACCCAATTGGATGAGTCAACGTCAGCGCATGGAACTTCATCTTCCCAGTCGTTCTCATAGGTTCCTACACCATTCAATGAGCTAGGGTCATCATTGGTTCCCCACCAGTTGTATTGGGCGTTGACAACATTGTCATCACCGTCATTGTAAATCAAGTATTTTGTACCGTTGGTTAAAAGTACACAGTAATTTACGGAAAGCTTGTTTCCATTGTAGATTGCATCACCATGATATCCGCTGCTGGTTACTGTGTTGTTGATGAATACTGATTTAGTTACAGTTGCATCTCCAAGGAAACCAACATAAATTGCTCCACCATCTCTAAATGCTTTATTGTTGATGAAATTGGATTCAGTGACTGTTAATGTAGAACTTGCACGAATAACTCCACCGTATGAAACAGTGTTTGTGTTGTTTATAAATTCTGAGCCTTTTACATCAATTACTGTATCTGATGAACCAATCAATACACCTTGTCTTGCAACGTTATTGGTGAATTTTGAGTTTTCAACAATTAAATTGCCTTTTCCGGATGAAATGTATACAATTCCATAATCGGATGAAGAACCGGTTACGGTGTTGTTGTCAAATGTGGAATCGGTAATTGTAATGTCATAGTTGCCGGAACTTTTTATTACATCACCGCAGGTGTTGTTTGCAAATTTGGATTTGCTTACAGTCAATTTACCGTTGTTTGTGATGAGGTTTCCACTAGTTGGATTAGCGATTACATTTACATTTTCCAAAATCAGTTCTTTTGCGTAACTGTAAATTACGCTGCCGTAATATGCATTTCCGCCGGTTAATGTTAAATTGATTAATGTCAATTTGGCAACGTTAGCGGAAGATGCCACATTGAATAATCTTCCTTGTCCTTCTCCATTAAGCACAACATCTCCAACACCGGTAACTTTTAAGTCCTTGGTGACTTCATAATTTGTGCCAGTGTATGTACCTGCATTTACGATGATTTCACCGGATCCTCCGTTAATGGATGCAAGTTCAATAGCCTTTGCGATGCTTGCAACAGGATATTGTTCGGAACCGTTGTTGTTGTCATTACCTTCGGTTGACACATAGATGATGCCATAGTATGGTTCAACACCTTTTGCAAGTTTAATGTCCACATTAGCTTCGCCACATGTTGCCTTAATAAGGGCAGTGTTGTCGGCGGATGTGAAGATTACATCTTGGGTTTTTCCGTTTTTAACGACTACTTCATCCTGTGAGAATGTACCGTTTTGGGAAGTGAGTTTGACAGTGTATGAATCGATTGGGATTACTCCACCGGTCAATTCCTGAATCTCGCCGGAAGTTGTGTTTACATGGTTAAAGTCTATTGTCAATTTCACTTGGTCTCCTGAAATCACTTCAGTTGCGTTTGCAACGACATTCATGATTACCCAGGAGTCCATAGTTATGTTTTTACCTTCAACTTTTGAGCTAGGGTCATTAGTTCCCCACCAGTTATTGTTTGCAATTACAACACCTTGACCGTAAACAGCATCATAACCTGTAGCTGTACGTGTTTCGATTGATAAGTCATTAATCAATGATGAATATGAAATTTCAATCAAATTCATGTCAGCATAGATTGCAGGTAAAGTCTGACCGTTTCCATTGTTGTTTTCTATTACACAGTTGGTAATAGTTGTTTTTGTTACACTACCTGAAACAGGAGTTGTACTTATTGCAACACCCTTTCCGCCAGCAGTGTTGTTTGAAATTACACAGTTGTCAATGGTTGCAGTTGCATTATATAAGTATATTGCACCAGGTGCGTTAGCTGCAGTGTTTTCAATGAATTTAGAACAGATAATGTTTACATTTGCAGCTCTTAAATATACTGCAGCACCATTGTTTGCTTTGTTACCTTTGAATATTGAATTTGAAATATCAACAGTCAATCCGTCAGCCTGGGATGAAGTTGCAATGGTTATTGCTCCCCAGGAACCGCTGTCAATATTATAGAATTTGGAGTCCTTAACTGTCAATTTACCTTTAGCGGTTGCAACATAGAATGCTCCACCTCTTGAAGTGGAATTGATATCTGTAAATGTACAGTTATTGATTAAAATGTTTATATCAACGTATGAACCAGCATTGATAGCTCCACCGTATCCTGGATTGTTGTTTGTAAATACGATGTTGGTGAAATTTGCAACTCCACCATCCATTACAAAAATACTGGTTGAGCTTGCCTGTCCGTCGATAACAACATTACCGTCACCGATAATGCTGATTGGTTTGGAATTGTTGAGTTCAATTCCGCTTTCCTTGTATACTCCTTCCTTGATGACAAGATAACCTGATCCTGCATTTGCAAGTTCGACACCTTTAGCGATTGTTAAGACAGGACTGTCTTCAGAACCGTTATTATCATCACTACCGTCAGTTGCAACATAAATTGTTCCTTCAGGATATTTAGGTTCAGGACCATCATTCAATCCAGGAATGATTACATCAATTGCTTCGCCAGTGTTTAATTCATAAGCACCGTTGTTTTCCACAATCCAATTTGATGCAGTAACACCATCTGGTAATGAATTGGATCCCCAATAGTTTGCATCTAAATTGTAGGAGCCTGAAGAAGGATGATTGACACCCAAATTGACAGTGTTGTTCTGGATGTTATTGTAATTTAAAGTAAAAGATGATGTTGCAGTATTGGAAGCTGCAATGTATTTAGGTCCAGAATTGTTCGCAATCATACTTGATTCTATATTTACAGTTTTACTCCCTGCAGATATAAAGAATAAAGAATTATAGTCATTGCCTTCTGAAAGAACATTGTTAACAAATCTGGAATTTTTTATTTCCATATTTCCTTTAGCAGTGATAAGTGCCCTTCCTTTACCAGTACCCTGGAAATTGCTAATGGTCACATTATCTAATACCACAGTACCTGCACTTTTCTCATTGTACAAAACACCAAAAATATAGGATCCAGTATGTGCACTGGATATTCCTGAATTGTCAATGATGGAATTCTTCAATACATACTCAGTATCTCCACTACCACCAAAGTCTATAGCACTTGAATAGGCACCATTTGATGATTTTGTGCCTAAAAACTTACATTGGTCAACAATCACACTACCTGAAGTATATATGCGCAATGCACCATATCTAGATTCACAGTTGTCAAATGTACAATTTGTTATAATAACATCATCATTTCCACCAATGAATATTGGAGTTTTAGCTTTAGTCATTACAATCTCTTTAAAAACCAAATTGTTGAAAACCAATGTGCAAGAACCAGACCCTGTTGTATAAAATAAGTCATTATCTCCGGATTTAATAATTACTCCATCAGGAGACTCACCGGTAAAAGTCAATTTCTTTGTACCGATGTCAATCTTTGAGGTTTCTGTATATTCTCCGTTCTTAATAAAAATAGTTTCCCCACCAGTGGCTGCGCCAACAGCGGCGGAAATTGTTTGATAGTCCCCACTACCACCTGCATCAACAGTGATAGTGTCTCCCTCAGCACTTAACTTGTCCTGACTGTCCGAAACGCTTAGCTCTTCATTGACGATTTCGCCAATTTCTCCCTCCGTATCGGTTGCTGTCAAGTTTTCGTCAAGTGGTTCATTAGCGCTTGCGGTTCCAATAATGCACAGCATCACGAGCACCAAAAGCGCACATATTAAAAGTTTTTTATTAATTTTCATTCAACCACGTTGTTAAATTTATTTGATATAAAGTTATTTAATAAGATTTCAACTTTACATTAATAATTATTATAATTATAGTATATAAAATTTAAAATTAATTTGAATTATATTAAAACATGGTTAAATTTTAATTGATTAAAAAATAAAATTAAAATGAATAATGATTATTACTTATTAAGAACAGAATATCATCATGAACATATTGGTGATTGGTGCCGGAGCGGTAGGAATAGGGCTTGCAACATCAATTGCTTCACAAAATGCAAGCGTTTCAGTTTATGCACGTGGAAAAACCGCTAAGGCAATAAGGAAAAACGGTATAAAAAGAACAGGACTCTTTGAAAACATAGAAATAGAAGATATTCCAGTCTATGAGGACTATGATGAGATACCCGAAAACAATTTCGACTACATCCTCATCACATCTAAGACAACAGCAAACGAGAACATATCAGACAATCTCAACAGCCATAAAAACATATTGAAGCAAAGTGGAAAGATAATCATATTCCAGAACGGCTTTGGAAACGACGAGCCGTACCTGAGATATTTCTCCAAAAGCCAGGTGTTCTGCGCACGCCTAATCATGGGATTTACAAGACCTGAAAGAAACATCAGCGAAATCAACTCATTTTCAGAACCGATACTTATAGGATCCCTTCAAGATGAAGACCCACACCAACTGCAGGAGATTGCAGACATCATCACCTCATCAGGAATCGAATGTGAAATAACCGACGAGGTGGACAAGCACCTGTGGGCGAAGATGATTTACAACTGCGCACTGAACCCGTTGGGAGCAATACTTGACGTGACATACGGCAAGCTAACCGAAAACCCATACACAATCGAGATTATGGACAGCATAATCGATGAGATATTCGAGGTCATAAAATCCTCACCATATGAGACCCTTTGGGCAAATGCCGATGAATACAGAGATGTTTTCTACTCAAAGCTTGTTCCCGACACTTATAACCACTACTCATCAACACATCATGACCTTCAAAATAAGATAAGAACAGAGATTGATTCGCTTAACGGTAAAGTGATTCAACTAGGTGAGCTCAACAATGTGAATGTAAAAACTAATAAATTCATATATAATATGATTAAGGCCATAGAAAGCACCTTTGAAAACTAAAACTTTATATATGTGGAAATCTAAAATAGTATTGTTCATATTGTTATGTACTATTTTTTTATAATATGAACAATGGTGATGGTTGAAATGAGCATTCGTTTGTATTCCTTTAGTGGTGTTTAGGAAGAGAATGTTCATTTGTTTTTAAAGAACTTATTTTTATTAATTAATTTATTTTGTGATACTATGAGTGAACTTAAAGAATTAGTAGAAAAATTTATAGAACTTGACGATGACTTAAACGCTAAAATCGAAGAGGCTCTAGGCGACTCAGATGAATTGCCTGAAAGCTTTGAAAAAGATAATGAAGCTCAAATCGATGAAATGGGTGAAATCTACCACAGCATCGAACACAAGGTATTTGATGAGGAATTCATAATTGTCTTCAACAGCAGCGAAGATGAAAAGGAAGTTGTTGCACTAATCGTAAGTGATGAAGGCGAAGATGAGGAATTCGTAATTCCTGTATTTACCGACGAAGAGGAAGCAAACAGTGCTATCCAGGAGTTCAGGGAAGAGTTCGGAGACATCGAATTCGAATGTGAAACAAAAACTGGAAGCGAAATTATAGCTGATCATCATGAGGATGACGCTTTCATCGGTCTTGCAATCAACGCCCCACAATGGGACTTTGTAATTGCACATGAAGACGTTCACGAATGCTGTGACTAACATGAATCCGCAAGACTATAAGGATTATCAGGAAAATAACGTTAAGGCATCCAAAAGCCAGCTGAAAGAGTATATTCAGATATATGCCGAAATGGCAAAAAAGCTTAAGAACGAGGATGCAATAGAGCTTGAAGCCGTAAAGAAAAACATCAGGAAAACCTACCCTGATGAAATTTACTTTACCCTGATTGACGAATCAGACCGCTTCGTCAAGCTGACACTGACTGAATCAAGCAAGGAATACATCATCCCTATTTTTACTGACATGAGGGAATATGCCCTTGGAAGTGCAAAGATATCCAAGCTCTTTCTGGACAAGCTTGACTTGAAGGTAATAACTCCCGAAGAAATTTCCGAATTGGCTGAAAATGATGAATATTTTCAGGGTTTTGTAATAAATCCACATTCACAGAACTTCAATATGGATAGAAACGGTGATTTCTAATGTATATCTGCCCTACTCTTGGTGATGATCATGAAAAGGACTTTCTTGTAACAGGTTCTCTGGATGATTTCAAGATTATTGTCTTTTCCTCTTTGGAGGAATATGAAAAAGGCTATGAATATCTCGAACTTAGAGACTACAATCCTACCGAAGTCTCAGATGAACTCTTTTGTGAACTTGCAAAAAATGATGATGCTTTCAGTGGTCTTATTTTAGACATTCATTCAAAAAATAAAATAATTTCAAAAGAAGAGTTAATCTAACTCTTCATCTTCTGTTTCTTCTTCAATCTGATTTTGATAATACTTATACCTGTAAGACATCTTAAAACCAGTGATGACTTCTCTTTTAGGTCTCTTTTTTCGTTTTATGTTAGGCCCGTTCATTTCCTTGAACTTGTCCTGATGGGGTTTGGCGATATTCTGGTTTTCCCTTTTGTATTGTGAAATCCTATGTCTTGAATGGGGAGCCTTATACATTCTTTTTCTTAAAAGTCGCCTGCTGGATGTAACACGTCTTAACACTTAAATCACTTATCTTCTGTTGAGGTTTTTGGTAGCGGACTTATCCAAGGTAGCCTGGATTTCATCAATTCTTTCAACTACCACTTTAATTGCCTGTTCACCTTGACGGGTAGGGTTGATACCCTGTTCAACAAGCAGTGCATCCCTTATGTCTCTTAATCTGTCAATTGAATCGATTTTCATAATGGTACTGTAAAACATTAAAATTTCCTCCTAACTAATTAAATTTTGTTTTTAGTAATAAAAATATTTTATGCATAACAACAAATTATTAAACATGTTTGAAAAACAATCTGTAATTTATCTTGCCGGCGGTTGTTTTTGGGGTGTTGAGGCATTCATATCAAGGCTTAAGGGCGTTAACAATACAGAAGTCGGTTATGCAAACGGCAGGGATTTGGCTCCTACCTATGAAAAGGTGTGCACCGGAAAAACAGGTCATGCAGAAACAGTCAAGGCAACCTACAATCCTAAAATCATTTCATTGAATGAAATATTGGAAAATTTCTTTAAGATAATTGATCCATACATCCTAAACCGTCAGGGTGCCGATATAGGTACACAGTACAGAACAGGAATCTATTGGCAGGACCCGGATGATGCAAAAGTTGTAATGGACTTTTTAAGAGAAAAGCAAATGGAATCATCTAAAAGAATAGTGGTTGAGACACATGAAATCCATAATTTCTATGCAGCTGAAACCTATCATCAAAAGTACCTTGAGAAAAACCCGCAGGGCTATTGTCATGTTGATTTAAATTTAATAGATGATAAAGAATTTAGCCACTTGACTCGTGAAGAGTATGAAATAACACAGCTTTCTATGACAGAAACTCCTTTCAGTGGAAAGTATGATGACTTTTTTGAAGATGGTATATATGTAGATGTAGTAAATGGCGAAGTTCTCTTTTCTTCAGATGACAAGTTCGACTCAGGCTGCGGCTGGCCGGCATTTTCAAAACCTATTTCAGAGGATGCGATTACCAAAAACCGTGACTTCTCCCATGGAACCACCCGTATAGAGGTTAGAAGTGCAAAGGCAAACTCACACCTGGGACATGTATTCAATGACGGACCTGGAGGAAGCAAACGCTACTGCATAAATTCAGCTGCACTGAAATTCATACCGAAAGATGAAGTGGAAGAATATTTGAAAAAATCAAACAATAGTTGTGATTAGAATCATGAATGTTGGGGAAAACTATCCATTAACATTTAGCTAATATCATCCGTCTAAAATATATAACTAAATTCAGCACACAACTATCTGCTATTTAACCTAAGCTAGGTGAAGATAATGCACAGCAATCACAAAATATGCAATGGCTACACAAACCTCTTCAATCATATTTATCACCAGTATTTGAAAATTTAATTTCATAATCACTTTTATCTAATGATGCAAGAATACCATGACCTCTTCAAGGTCGTGGATGAATTGCATTAAATGAGGGGGGTTAGATAGGATTGGACGATTACTCGTCCGCACCCTCTTTGGAACCGTACGTGTCCGTTAGTCAGATAAGATTGAGGCATTACTGCCTCGCACTCTCAGAAGAACCGTACGTGTGCCTTTTAGCACATACGGCTCAAATAGACCATTATCTTAATCAATTTGACAACTTAATCTGTCGATTTTTAAAGTATTCAGATTTATCACTATCAAAAGGCGAATAATTATGTTTAATCATTATATGCCTTTTGTCAATGTTAGTCCACCTCATTTTAACTAATTGACGACCAGAAACTGGGTCAGTCAAAATCCACCTATCTTGATGTTTATCTTCAGGCTTAGGATCAGGAAAATATTTTCTTCTAATCCATTTCCATCCTTTTTTGGGATGTAGATGTTTTAGGAATTTCTTGACTTTAATCCAAATATAATTATCCATCTTTTCAAATGCTACTGTGGAAACCATGGGTTTCCAATAATTTACAAGTCCGATAATCAATGGATTAAGAGCATCAATTAAATCCCCAACATTATGCCCTTTCATAAGTTCAAATCTTTCTGCGATTTTAGTTCTGGCATTCTTTAGAGAATCTTTAGATGGTTTAATGAAACATTTGTCTCCATCCTTAGTGTGCCTTTGCCTAGTTTCAAAACCGAGAAAATATGTTATCGGAGGACTGCAAATGGCTTACCAAGTTAATCTCCCGTCAGATACGAATAAGGGAAGGTTCAATCTATACACCGGCAAATATACAGGTTGCGAAAATATAAGTATGTCCAGACTACTTATTTCTTATTTGCAATATGATAGTAGCAAAAAAAAATTTTGCGTTGT
Protein-coding sequences here:
- the msrA gene encoding peptide-methionine (S)-S-oxide reductase MsrA — its product is MHNNKLLNMFEKQSVIYLAGGCFWGVEAFISRLKGVNNTEVGYANGRDLAPTYEKVCTGKTGHAETVKATYNPKIISLNEILENFFKIIDPYILNRQGADIGTQYRTGIYWQDPDDAKVVMDFLREKQMESSKRIVVETHEIHNFYAAETYHQKYLEKNPQGYCHVDLNLIDDKEFSHLTREEYEITQLSMTETPFSGKYDDFFEDGIYVDVVNGEVLFSSDDKFDSGCGWPAFSKPISEDAITKNRDFSHGTTRIEVRSAKANSHLGHVFNDGPGGSKRYCINSAALKFIPKDEVEEYLKKSNNSCD
- a CDS encoding group II intron maturase-specific domain-containing protein encodes the protein MCSPPITYFLGFETRQRHTKDGDKCFIKPSKDSLKNARTKIAERFELMKGHNVGDLIDALNPLIIGLVNYWKPMVSTVAFEKMDNYIWIKVKKFLKHLHPKKGWKWIRRKYFPDPKPEDKHQDRWILTDPVSGRQLVKMRWTNIDKRHIMIKHNYSPFDSDKSEYFKNRQIKLSN